ACCTTGTCCTGCTGGTATGCGGCCATGGCGCTCTGGAATGCCTGGGTGGCCTGGGGGAGTATGGCCGTCCTGAAAAGTTTTATCACGTCCGCCTCTTTTTTCGCGCTCAAGGCCGATTTCATAAGCTCCGCCCTTAGCCGCTTTTCCATGTCGTTCTTCCTGTCGAGCGCCTCCTCCACTCCAAGCTGCGCGCCGGCGATATATTTGTCCTGCTTTATCGAGCTCCACAAAGGCACGCTGATGGACGCTTTCACCGAGAACAGGTCCGGCCGTTCCATGGGGCTGTCCTCCCGCTGGGCGTATTCGGCCATGAAAGACATGTCCAGCCCTTTTTCGGCCTTTTCTTTTTCCAGCATGCTCCGGGCTCGATCAACGTTGACGCCGGCAAGTTTTAACAGCGGCGAGTTTTGCGAGGCGGCAACCCAGGACTTTTCGAAATCCAAAGCTTCCGGCGCGGTGAGGAGCTCCGGCGGAACTGCGAAATCCGCCGCTTCATCCCTCCCCAGCAGACGGTTTATCATCACCTTGGCAAGCCCCGCCTGCTCCGCCAGTATAAGCCTCTTCTCCGAAAGCCTCGTCCGCTCCACCTGGGCCTTGATCACGTCTGTCTGCAATCCTTTTCCCGCGGAGTATTTGGCGTTGGCGACAAGGACGAACTCCTCGAGGATCACGTCCGTCTCCTTTAGCGTCCCCAGCGCTTTGTGCGCGTATGCCAGTTCGTAAACGCTTTTTTTAAGCTCCGCCACAAGCTCCGCCGTCATCACGCCGGCGTCCACCTCGGCCATCTTTTCCTCGGCGCGCGCCAGGTTCCGCGCGGAAAGCCTTTTGCCGTAGCTTGGGATGTTCTGTGTGACGCCGATGGTCTTGCGGGTCATCTCTTCCCGGTCGAGCGCAAAGCCGTCCACCGGCGCGTCCATCAGGCCAAGCTCGATCATCGGATCGTCCCAGGCCATTTTCGCTCCGGCGGCGGCCCCAATGGACTTTGCAAGCTTTCGCCGGGCGGCCAGATCGGGATATTTTTCCTTAAGCTCGGTTATAAGAGGAGCCCACGCGGCCTCCTGCGCCAGCGATGGCGAGGGGACAAAAAACAGGGCGGCCATGGCGGCGATAAGGGGCGCGAACGGGACACTCTTTATATTCATCATGCTGAATATACACCCCGTCCACCGGTTTTGTTCCAGGGATTTTGAGGAAGGATGATTATTAACGAGGATTATTGACAATTAAATACCGGCAATCGCCGGGCTTATGCATCCCGCCCCCCTATTGCCCTTCCATCCCCCGCTTGAATCCGATCTTTGGGCGGGCCGGGAGGGCTGGATTCATCAATTGGCGTATTGCGTCGAATACCACTTTGAATTGCGCGTCGTATTTCTTTTCAAGGTTGGCAAGTTTCCGGTCCAAATCAGCGTTAGAAGCCAGAATCTGCCGTAATCTAACAAAGGCGCGCATGATCTCTATATTCACATACGCCGCCTTCTTGCTTTTCAGGACGCTCGACAGCATCGCCACTCCCTGTTCCGTAAAAGCCCTTGGCGGCTTCCTGGTTCCGCCCCAACTTGATCTTCCAAAATGGAATTTCAAGTCATCGAATTCTTCCAAGGTAAGCTGAATCATGAAATCGGCGGGAAAACGGTCAAGATTGCGGCTGACCGCCTTGTTCAGGTTTCCTGTAGTGACGCCGTAAAGCTCGGCAAGGTCCTTGTCGAGGATGGCTTTATGGCCCCGAACAATCAATATCGACTGGTCTATCCTCTCCGAAGGCAGGAAAGATATTTTATTATCCGCCATTCCCAAGTTCCTTCAAATCACCGGCCTTCATTTCCCGGGTTTGTGGCCGCAAATTGCCGCCACCTCCGCCTTTTCAATTAATGCTCCCGCTTGTCCTGATAAAAATCGGCGAAGTATTTGGCGATCTGGGCGGGGGTCTTCCCTTCGGCGGTCATCTGCTTTGAAAGGACCCCTTCGCGCATGCACACCCCGCATTTGGCGGCGTGCCCGTCCACATAGCAGGTGAGCAGGCTTTTGTGCTTGAAGTCCGGATTTATGGAGCAATAGCAGTAGCAGAACATCTTGTCGAGCGCCTCCGGGAATTCCTTGGCGGCGCGGTATGCGCTTTCAACGTATGGATCCCCGGAAAAAAGGGCCGGATCCATGGTTGGCCGTTTCTCCTGCCGTTCCTTGGCCGCCAGCAGGTTGGCCTGGATGGTCCGCGCAGCGTCCTCCCGGGACTGGGCGGCGGAATACCCCGCGGCGAAGGCTATCGTGAAAACGACAACTGCGGCAAACCGTCTTTTCATGACTTTCCCGCGCCGTATTTTACCAGTGTTTCAAAAGGGAGCTGGCCTATCACCACGTCATAATATCCGTTCCCGGTCTGGATCACGGCGATGTCCTCATCCCCCGCGCGGCGCTTCCACAGTCCGGGGACCATCTGCACCGTCCCCAACTGCCGGGTGATACGCCCGTCCGGGTCTTTCACGGAAAAGCGCGACACGATTTTCCCTTCGGTCTGGATCACGGCGTGCGCCGCCTTAATCCCCCTTATTTCGCAAACTTCACCCGCCACAAACTTCCCCGGCATAGGCTCCACAGGTTTTAGCTCCATCCCCATCCCGCTCATCGTCTTTTCCATAAGGGCCATCTGGGTGGCGCAGGTGAAGCCCTTGTGATGGCCCCCCTTGACGCACTTGGTGTGCTCCCCCAAAAGGTCGTCAAAGTTGAGCGCGGGGGCCGGGGCCGGGCTTATCATCACCACGGCGATCAATAGCGCCGCCGCGGCCATGACGGGCCATACGACCGGCCATGCGAAGCCTTTTTTCCGCCCGGCAATCCGCTCATTCCGGATTTTGTCCATTACTTTTCCTTTCACTATGTTGGCGTCAAACGGAACCGGGGCCGCGAAGCGTTGCTTTACCTGCCGCGCCACGGAAAGCTCCTCCCGGCACGACGGGCACCCCGCCAAATGCGCCGTCACCGGCTCCGTCACGGAACCGTCAACGCTTTCCCAGATCAGTTCTTTTACCTGTCCGCAGTCCATATTATCACCTTGCCATATTTACACGGCCGGGGACGCAAAAGTTCCCTCGTTTCACGCTCCCAATTCCCCGGCGTTCTTCAGCCATAGTTCCTTTAGCGCCTCCCGCGCCCGGCTTATCCTGCTTTTCACCGTGCCGGATGGAATCTCCATGGCCTGCGCGATCTGCTCGTATGAAAGGCCGTTGACCTCCCTTGCCACAAGTATGGCCCGCATGTCCGGCGGCAGGGCGTTGAGCATGACTCCAAGCCAGTCCCCTTCGTAATCGCCGGGCCGGTCCGCCCCTTCGTCGGCCAGCCGCTCCATCAAGGCCGCGTCGAACGGGACAACTTCCCTGCGCCCGCGCAAATTGTTGAGGAATGTGTTCTTCATGATGGTGAAAAGCCAAGCCCCGGCGCTCTGGGCCGGGTCGAACCTGTCCGCGTGGCGGTATGCCTTCAGGAATGTTTCCTGTATCAGGTCCTCGGCGTCTTCTTTGGACCCGGTCAGCCGCCACGCCGAGGCGAGCATCTGCCCGAAAAGAGGCTCAAAATGGCGGCGGAACTTTTCGTCAGCGTGGTCTGCCATCGGACATCAGCTTTAACGCTATTACCTGTTTTTAATGGCGTTGTTCAACGCCTGTTGCGCATCGGCGAGCATTTCCAATATCTTCGGCTCGCATCGCTTTCCGCCGCACGAGCCGCTTCCGGCGCCGCTCTGCTTCTGCACATCGGCCAGGCCCTTGGCCCCGCCGGATATTATCTGCTTAAACCGGGCCTTCTTGATCCCCTTGCACTGGCAGACGGCCTTTAGCCCTTCTATTATTTCGTTTCGTTCCCGCATGGCCCTATTACGCCTTTAATCCTTTAATCCAAGTTCTTTTAGCTGGGCGTCCACGGCGTTTTTCGTTATCGGCTTCACCAGATAGCCTTCGCATCCTTCCCGGAAGGAACTGAGCACGCTTTTGGAGTCTTCCTTGGCGGAGATTATTATCACCTTGGCCCTTTTTTCCCCGAATATGCCGCGCTGTTCCTCGTATGCGCGCAGGGCCTTTAATGTCTCATGCCCGTCCATGCCAGGCATCATCAGGTCCAGGCACACCAGGTCATACGGGCTGTTCTCCTCCCACGCCATGCGGAACGCTTCCATCGCCTCGATGCCGTTCACCGCCATGTCGCATGCTCCGGTGTCGCACAGCAGTTTGCGCATCATTATGCGCCCGATGCGCCCGAACAGCTCGTCGTCAACAATCAGGGTCTTCATTTTCATAGCTCCAATTCCCGGCGCACAAAGTCCATAAGCTCCCCCAAAAGCCCCTCGGAGAAATCAAAACGCGCCCCTGCGGCGGCGAAAAGGTCCTTGGGCGGCCGGGACCCTCCCAGCTTGAGCGCCGCAAGGTATCCGTCCACGGCGGCGGCCTTGTCTTCCTTGAACCGTTTATATATCTGCAACGCCCCAAGCTGGGCGATTGCGTATTCGATGTAATAGAATGGCAACTCGAAAATGTGGAGCTGGCGGTGCCATTGATATTCCCTGGCCCCCTTTGGGGCGCCAGACCAGTCCACCCCGGCCGAAAACCTCTCCGAAAGCTCCAGCCACGTTTTCATCCGCTCGCCGGGAGTATGCCCCGGATGTGTGTATATCCACTGCTGGAAAGCGTCCACCTGCGCCACCCATGGGAATAGGGACGCGATGTCCTCCAGCCGTT
This is a stretch of genomic DNA from Nitrospinota bacterium. It encodes these proteins:
- a CDS encoding TolC family protein, whose protein sequence is MMNIKSVPFAPLIAAMAALFFVPSPSLAQEAAWAPLITELKEKYPDLAARRKLAKSIGAAAGAKMAWDDPMIELGLMDAPVDGFALDREEMTRKTIGVTQNIPSYGKRLSARNLARAEEKMAEVDAGVMTAELVAELKKSVYELAYAHKALGTLKETDVILEEFVLVANAKYSAGKGLQTDVIKAQVERTRLSEKRLILAEQAGLAKVMINRLLGRDEAADFAVPPELLTAPEALDFEKSWVAASQNSPLLKLAGVNVDRARSMLEKEKAEKGLDMSFMAEYAQREDSPMERPDLFSVKASISVPLWSSIKQDKYIAGAQLGVEEALDRKNDMEKRLRAELMKSALSAKKEADVIKLFRTAILPQATQAFQSAMAAYQQDKVEFLTLLENERMLLEYELELEEAVMRLRSLCADAEAMTGAATTAGGKNE
- a CDS encoding RNA polymerase sigma factor encodes the protein MADHADEKFRRHFEPLFGQMLASAWRLTGSKEDAEDLIQETFLKAYRHADRFDPAQSAGAWLFTIMKNTFLNNLRGRREVVPFDAALMERLADEGADRPGDYEGDWLGVMLNALPPDMRAILVAREVNGLSYEQIAQAMEIPSGTVKSRISRAREALKELWLKNAGELGA
- a CDS encoding response regulator — translated: MKTLIVDDELFGRIGRIMMRKLLCDTGACDMAVNGIEAMEAFRMAWEENSPYDLVCLDLMMPGMDGHETLKALRAYEEQRGIFGEKRAKVIIISAKEDSKSVLSSFREGCEGYLVKPITKNAVDAQLKELGLKD
- a CDS encoding (2Fe-2S)-binding protein; translated protein: MRERNEIIEGLKAVCQCKGIKKARFKQIISGGAKGLADVQKQSGAGSGSCGGKRCEPKILEMLADAQQALNNAIKNR
- a CDS encoding ORF6N domain-containing protein, which gives rise to MADNKISFLPSERIDQSILIVRGHKAILDKDLAELYGVTTGNLNKAVSRNLDRFPADFMIQLTLEEFDDLKFHFGRSSWGGTRKPPRAFTEQGVAMLSSVLKSKKAAYVNIEIMRAFVRLRQILASNADLDRKLANLEKKYDAQFKVVFDAIRQLMNPALPARPKIGFKRGMEGQ